The proteins below are encoded in one region of Stieleria sp. JC731:
- a CDS encoding FdhF/YdeP family oxidoreductase — protein sequence MRVGSGGGFRAILYTFKKGREAGGVWKLYKALRTRNSCKTCAVGMGGQKGGMVNELGHAFEVCKKSMQAMAADMQPGIDPNFWKQNSIESLKKLTPKELESLGRLIHPLRYREGATHYEEITWKEAIDSIAKQFKAITADESFWYFSGRSSNEAGFLLQLLARVFGTNNVNNCSYYCHQASGVGLQSSVGSGTATILLDDLEKADTVFLIGGNPASNHPRLMTSLMRVRRAGGNVIVINPVRETGLINFRIPSDPISLLKGTKIASHYIQPHIGGDLALLWGIAKATKQLNAFDSEFLSQHTTGQEQWAQALDELSWQEIESKSGIARSEIEAIAKLYASSKRSVFSWTMGITHHAHGVQNVQAIANLAFARGMVGREGCGLMPIRGHSNVQGIGSVGVTPKLKTQIFEALKNQFGVNLPETEGKDTLECMEASARGEIKVGFCLGGNLYGSNPDSAFADKALSNLDLNVMMNTTMNTGHVHGLARETIILPVLARDEEPSPTTQESMFNFVRLSDGGPARLPGPRSEISVIAAIGKQLLPDTPGIDWDDLSQPSTIRKWIGAVVPGYGKISDIDETKEEFQIEGRTFHQPKFGTPDGRGVLHCHQLPELKGTDSKQLRLMTVRSEGQFNTVVYEEEDLYRNQDRRDIILMHPDDLVRLGLTHDQRVTVQSDTGKLHGILARGYDSIRSGNALMYYPEANILVSRHADPQSKTPAFKGVVVELIAE from the coding sequence TCGGCAGCGGTGGCGGATTTCGCGCAATTCTCTATACTTTCAAGAAAGGACGCGAAGCGGGCGGCGTTTGGAAGCTTTACAAAGCGTTGCGCACACGCAATAGCTGTAAAACTTGCGCCGTCGGAATGGGGGGCCAAAAGGGTGGCATGGTCAATGAACTTGGCCACGCGTTCGAAGTCTGCAAAAAAAGCATGCAGGCCATGGCTGCAGATATGCAGCCCGGTATCGATCCGAACTTTTGGAAGCAGAACTCCATCGAGTCGCTAAAAAAGCTGACGCCCAAAGAACTCGAAAGCCTCGGACGATTGATCCATCCGCTTCGGTATCGTGAAGGCGCAACTCACTACGAAGAGATCACCTGGAAGGAAGCGATCGATTCGATTGCGAAACAATTCAAAGCGATCACTGCTGATGAATCATTTTGGTACTTCAGCGGACGCAGTAGCAACGAAGCTGGTTTTTTACTGCAGTTGCTCGCTCGTGTCTTCGGTACAAACAACGTCAACAACTGCAGCTATTATTGTCACCAAGCCAGCGGCGTTGGATTGCAAAGCAGTGTCGGAAGCGGTACCGCGACGATTCTGTTGGACGATCTAGAAAAAGCAGACACGGTCTTCCTGATCGGTGGCAATCCGGCTAGCAACCACCCGCGTTTGATGACCAGCTTGATGCGAGTCCGTCGCGCAGGTGGCAACGTGATTGTGATCAACCCGGTTCGTGAAACCGGATTGATCAACTTCCGAATCCCAAGCGATCCGATTTCCCTACTAAAGGGAACGAAGATTGCCTCACACTACATCCAGCCTCACATCGGCGGTGATCTCGCTTTGCTTTGGGGAATCGCCAAGGCAACCAAGCAGCTCAATGCGTTCGATAGCGAATTTTTATCCCAACACACAACCGGTCAAGAGCAGTGGGCGCAGGCTCTCGATGAACTGAGCTGGCAAGAGATCGAATCGAAGTCCGGCATTGCTCGCAGTGAGATCGAGGCGATCGCAAAGTTATATGCCTCGTCAAAGCGAAGCGTCTTTTCGTGGACCATGGGCATCACCCATCACGCGCACGGAGTACAGAATGTCCAGGCGATCGCCAATTTGGCGTTCGCCCGTGGCATGGTCGGTCGCGAAGGATGCGGGCTGATGCCGATTCGCGGTCACAGCAATGTGCAAGGAATCGGCTCGGTCGGTGTGACTCCGAAGCTGAAAACTCAAATCTTCGAAGCGCTCAAGAATCAGTTCGGAGTCAATTTGCCGGAGACCGAAGGCAAAGACACGTTGGAGTGCATGGAGGCTTCTGCGCGCGGCGAAATCAAAGTTGGCTTCTGCCTAGGCGGAAACCTCTATGGTTCAAATCCCGATTCAGCGTTCGCTGACAAGGCACTATCGAATCTTGATTTGAACGTGATGATGAACACGACGATGAATACAGGTCATGTTCATGGTCTGGCGCGCGAAACGATTATTTTGCCAGTGCTCGCTCGGGATGAAGAGCCATCACCGACGACTCAGGAGTCGATGTTCAACTTCGTTCGGCTTAGTGATGGTGGTCCTGCAAGATTGCCTGGGCCACGCAGTGAGATCTCCGTGATCGCTGCGATTGGAAAGCAACTGTTACCGGACACCCCGGGTATCGACTGGGACGACCTAAGTCAGCCCTCGACGATTCGGAAATGGATTGGTGCGGTTGTACCGGGCTACGGCAAGATCTCGGATATCGACGAAACCAAGGAAGAGTTTCAAATCGAGGGGCGCACGTTTCATCAACCCAAATTTGGGACCCCCGATGGACGTGGCGTTTTGCATTGTCACCAACTTCCCGAACTGAAGGGGACCGATTCCAAGCAACTGCGACTGATGACCGTTCGCAGCGAAGGCCAGTTCAATACGGTTGTCTACGAAGAGGAAGACTTGTATCGAAACCAGGATCGACGCGACATCATTTTGATGCACCCTGATGACCTCGTTCGTTTGGGATTAACACATGATCAAAGGGTGACAGTGCAGAGTGACACGGGAAAATTGCACGGCATCTTGGCCAGAGGCTATGACTCGATCCGAAGTGGCAACGCGTTGATGTATTACCCTGAGGCGAACATTTTGGTTTCGCGGCACGCGGATCCACAAAGCAAGACGCCTGCGTTTAAAGGCGTCGTCGTTGAATTGATTGCCGAATAG